TGCTTAGACTATACGAAGTGGGAAGACATGAAGAGGGGGcattaagggggtgtttgttttttcagatgcaaaaggtctgcagtctgcggaccacatctgcaggcatctgcaggagaagaggtggaccaaaggtctgcagtctgcaaggagaagagggtttgttttttttttttacttctacAAAAACcacttcacaacacacacaacacacacacagaACACTCATCTCTCTGCCTTCatctaccaccaccacaaccatccgccaccacctcctccaccgtCCACCTGCCACCACCGCAACCAACAACCACCGTCAAGCACCACCGCCCCCTGTCTCCTACCACGAAGCCAAGCACCACCGTAAACCCTAGCCCCCACTCCAAGAACTCACCCCCCGTCACCACCGCCTTCGTCGTACAAGCCTTGGAGGACCGAACCCACGTATGTGGCAAAATACCTACCACCGCCAAGAACATCAAAACCCACCACCGCCGTCGTcgttcgatttgggggttttgtttgaAGATGAAGAACATCAAACCCACCACCGCCGATCAAAACCCACCACCGCCGATCTCTCTCttctttccctctctctctctctcctgccgctccctctctctctctagggtctctctctcttctttcccTCTTATGCAGGTCTGTGGAGAGTGGTGGTGGAGATGTGGTGAAGGTGGCGGCGGAGATGTgggggtggaggtggtggcagagatgtggtggtggaggtggtggcggggATGCAGAGAGTGGCGGTGGAGAGTGGTGATACAGAGATGTGGAGAGCGTCTGTGTTTTGAAAGAGAGAAGAGGTGGGCTTATGTCTGCGTAGGGAAGAGGTGGGGAAGAGGTAAAAGGTGAGAAGTGCTTCtggaaaacaaacaagctgcaggacCCAAAGGTCTGTGCGtgtctgcgcgacgcagacataagtggccagaagtgcttctggccaaaaaacaaacagCGCCTAAGAGTCATATGGCAGCCATGTCAGCAAGAAGACGTGGTAAAAAAACACGAGCGGGAGGGGCATGAAAGTGacacttttttttaaataagaaaaaaacaTCAACCAGTTAAAACACACCCACCAATCAAGAGCCTCCAGCTCCCTCACCACCACATCCCAAACGAGACAAAATGTACCGTTCACCACGTACAAATATAAATAGGCAAGTTGTAAACCACCATATTGAAACACTCATACATAAATCTGCTTAATTTATGATTTCTTTGTCCTAATGTTTTAGACACACATCAGCATCCACTACAAAAACTAAGCCACCCACTGATAAACCAACCTTACCTGTTCAGTAACATAAAACTCAAAAATGGAGTAGGAGATTTAGTggttttatttttaaactttctTTATGATCTGCACAACATCTTCATCTTCAAGCTCATGTTCCTGACaatcaaaaatattaaaaatcaaatGACATGTTTTGACTCAAACCCGTTTGTAGTTTATAAGGATATGAAAATGAAAATAAGCCTGCAACATGTAGCTTACCTTGCCAACTCTTTGTGGCTTGTGTTTTGCACTAGAACCCCAGACCAGTGCACTGCATCGAAGTATGGGACCAATGACAAAATGTTAGAATGAAAATATTGTGAAATTAGGCATACATAAAGTAGATGTAAAACTTCATATGAGTTCTCACTATCAACAATCAATTAATTTTCTTGTTATATGATTTTGGATGAACCACTTACTACTTAAATTGCTTAAGCATGTCCTTGTGGATTCTAAAGCAGAAATCCTCGACAGTTTTCTTTTTAGACGAAAGAATAACAGGGTCCTCATAGTCTGGATTCATCCCTTTGGGTTTTGTGTAAATACGAGTCAAATTCAGATATTCCCATATCATCTCTAGAAGACCATCAAGATTCCATTCCAAGTGAGCACTGCAACACATCACAGAAATTTAAAAGAATGCCATCATGATGAAAAGCAACGAGGTGTCAATCGCGAACAAGCCATGTATATTTCTTCGTGTCAAAGACATCAACCCTAACACGAACACACTTAAAAATCGTGTAATGTGCACAACCCGTTTAACACATATATCTCAATCGATCAATCAatcaaccatacccagtaaatcccacaaatagcaaagctacttatagggtttggggagggtgggatgtagacagacctttcctctatccctagggatagagaggctgcttccagagagacccacGGCTCCAAAGCGAACAACATACCAACACatcaagtcaaagaatatagaaaaAAGAAGTCACCTATACCAAGAAAGTGATCAGAGTGGCACagtataatgtaaatcatgtataatgTCATACAACATCATTTGGGCATAAACACAAGAGGTCAATCACCGTTAAAGTCacttaaaaaataagaaaaacctaCGTCCCTAAAATACACCTAAGACCTTACTGCAATATCCTCTAgaagtccttaaccctaatcctacgcctcaacgaagtcctatcttggaccatgtcctcagacAGATGCAACTCTAGTAAATCATGCCTAATCTGCTCATCCCATGTTTAACACATATATCTAAACATGCCAAACAGGTGGATGGGTTGTAAACATGTTAAACGGGTTGGTGGGTTTGTAATAAACGAGTGTTAAGGGTCATACATGTTAGCGGGTCAATCTATTTACTTAAGCAGGATAAACACTTGCAGGTCAACCTAACATGGCCAGTTTAATTAAACAGGTTAAATAGGTCAAACCAACTCATTTATTAAAAAAGTTAAATATGACAACCCATTAACCCAAAACCTGATTATTTTTTCCACAATGGAAAAAAAACAATAACAAGTATCTTGAAATAAGTACCTAACAGGGCAATAGTGAGGAAGTTTATCCAATATCTCCAGCTCTTCAAGTGTAATCTGATCTATTTTGTTGACAACATAGATGCAAGGAGTATATATCCTACTCCCTTCAATAACATCTATGAGATCATCAGCAGTTGCATCAAACCTAAGAGTGACATCAGCATTATGTATCTTGTATTCACTGCATATTGCCTTCACTGTTTCAAGATCCAGATGTGTATTAGCAACCGTTGATGTAAAGTTAATTCCACCCTTCTCTTTTTTCCTGAAGGTCAGATTTGGGGGCTCCTTATTTAACCTGCAACCAGaatgataaaaacaaaaaaaaatataagacAGTTGTGAGAAAACATTATCACAAAGCGCCTCTCTATTAAAGGTTTCTCAAAATTAAAAGATTATGTGAAAAGAAACTATTAAAAGGGCAAATTACTAAGTTATAAACTGACCTAATGCCAAACCCTTCAAGTTCTTTTTCAATCAGACGTTTATGAGTTATTGGCTTTATTGCATCCAGCACAATCAGAATACAGTTGCATGTCCTGGCCGTGCTGATAACCTAGTTAGCAAGAGCAATTATCGATATATTATTAACATATTAAAGTCCCAACAACTACCAACATATGTATAATGATAGTCCAAAACTTCAAAAAGTAATCTTGAATGAAACAAacagattaaaaaaaaaacttatcatAGATTACCTGCCTTCCTCTACCCTTTCCATCCTTAGCACCCTCAATGATACCAGGAAGATCCAACAACTGCAAACAAAAGAGAAAAATAATAAATACTAAAAACAATATAAGCCTGAAATAAACCATAGAACACAGGACTGCAAGAGTTATGTCATTTTAGGCTGCACTAGATAACAAATATTTTACAACATCTACAGAAGTTAAGGCTATTTAAAGTTTATGTTGGAACTCATATATCTCTTTTCTAAAATACGCCTAaacaaaaaaaagtaaaaaagaaacaGTAGTACCTGAATCTTAGCTCCTCGATATGTGATAACACCTGGAATGCAGGTGAGAGTAGTAAACTCGTACGAAGCAACCTGGCAACAACAAAATAAAACGGCCGTTTACCTTTAGAATGTCAAATGTAAGTTGAATAATAACCATATTCTTAACTGAGTCAGCTATACATTTGTATGTTTCTAATTTTGTAAAGATGTTCTTGATATCTTCGGTGGGCCAACAACAAATTTTGAAGTATATCCATATTTAACTTCCAACAATGAAATATGTACCTCCGAAAAAGTTCCAGTTAATTTGTTTAAAAGTGTCGATTTTCCAACAGAGGGGAACCCCACAagaccaacccttgcatcaccgcTTTTTGTAACATCAAAACCTTCACCAGCACCACCGCCTCCCTTTGATGTAGGTGTTAGAAGTTCTCTTCTCAATTTTGCAAGCTTagcctaaaaaaacacaaatccaATGACCCGTCTATGTCTACTTAATATGAACTAAAATTGGCCCAAAAGCAGTTTACATGAAGTAAATGACTTGTATATGTACCTTCAGTAATCCCAAGTGATGTGCAGTTGCTTTATTCTTTTGGGTCTTTGCCATCTAAAAGGACAATAAAGATAGTATTTGTTCACATTCAGCAGCTTAAATACCATAAATAACAACGGAACAAACAGTAGCTTCCATTTAGCAATAGTTTGGAAGCTATAAAATTAATCTCTTTTACATGTCCAAACATTCCATGGGTCAGTTAATATAGACTTATATATTACAAAAACTAAAACAAACCACATTCTTCCTTATAAATTAAAGTTTTTATTAgctgcaatatgttgtttgtgcCCTATGTAGGACCTTGCACTACTCCTATTGAGGTATAGGAATTACCTCAACACAAAAGCTCTTTATTAACATCTACCCTCCATAAAATCAAAACATACACATCCGAGTGACCACTAACGTTTATTCTTCCAATGGCCAACCTAGATCGACTAGGTACCAAAGATGGATGACAAATCAATTATAAGGTGTTAAAAGAAAATTTGTGTCCAACTGCTTCTTCAATGACATCTTTTGAATGTGATCCATTTTGTACAGATGCTTGATTAGTATCTTTCTTTAACAAATCTATCTTTTAGCATGTTTTTAACATGTACATAGCTAAGGTTCTACAACTATTGGATTAAAAACTAAGGATGCTCTCACAACACAAATAGTCAAACATTCTTCACTAcatttctaacacatacacaaattaaaaaaaaaaaaaaactatacatcTCTTCTTCTCTTACAGTACCCTTGAGTTGTTGAGATTAAACCTCTTAGTTCTCAACCATAAACTTTCTTATACagattttataaaatatttacaCAAACAAACTCAAAACTGCAATAATTATCCtccaaaaatataaaaaaaaaaaaaaaaattcacattTTTCAGCATAACTGACTGGTGTATCTAAGTTAGTTAATCATATAGGTAATTTCGGATAACAACACTTGAATCACATCGCTCGATAAACAAATTAATGAAAACAAAAACTCGATTACTAAACCTAATATTGGTTTTACGAAGTGTAGCGATGTTTCTAGGGTTGGCGAAATGGGAATAGGAGAGTATGATAGAGATGATACCTCATCTTCGATATCTTTGATTTTCTGCATAACGGTCGCCATTGTTGAAGCAGATAGATAGATAGcaggtgttgtttgttttgaaGTAATTAGCTGGTATGAAGAAGAGAGTTCTAGAGAAAAGATGGAGTAGCAGCTCAAATGCACCCCAAAACCCTATTTTGTGTAATGGGGAAATCGATCTAATTACATGAAATGACTGCGGTTCgagaaaaaaaaaaaccgtaTTCCTGTTAAAAAAAggtaatatttattttttttatgctTCTACCCGAGGGGAATCATCGTGGAACTTTCTTTTTTACCATGATATTCAGACACCCAAATCTTATTTCTACATCCGTTTGGGCTAAAACGAGACGCTTTGATGTAAAGTCAACAGATAAAGACTGAGTTTGTCAGTTCTTGTCTGTTGACCTGGTACCAAAGCGTCCCACTTTGGCCAAAGCGTGACGCATTGGGGGtaatgaaacaatggttaaccgggtagggttaactcactgatctcgtcaagaagggttaatcccttcctcccgAGGATCGCTGACTGGATCATCgatgggttgatctcctgcacaaggaaacaaaccgtgactcgtaacaaggaggatggggtggggggtgctccttgttaccactctccggcgtgagaatcagtaatctgcttgggaagcaaagtatgatagtagtagtagtgagggagttgtgaagagatacctcaaacctggtttggggttggtatttatagccgaggagtgaaggaggaggatgatggacagactgacgacatgttgcacctttgcaggtgtgtcaggcttgtcgggtgtggaggttacgccacgtcagtctgttgcttacgtagccctgacagatgactgtcattggtgctacttgcactgtgttgtcagtcccacttgttgggcgtataggatgcggtgcgagccgcatcgctgcctgcggtaacatctgatgttaccgcgtcccttgcttgcgatcaagaaatacgcgagacgcggtgccagccgcatcgtcgACTGTGGTGACTGTcgcagcttccttgtattgatagaagtgttcactgggcGTGGTGCCAGGCCgcgtcgctgtgaatacttccgttttcatacaccagatgtgatgctatgccgcatcaccctaccgttctcatattccaggtaagtcctcctccattactggacagattggattcaaccattGTGTtgatgcgttcccgcacggacacaagtaggttgttagctagtgggggttttgataagggtaatggtcactcgcggtcgatgctgacgcgagatctgggaccataccccttcatgtcacaccccaaccgatggcggaaacatcgggatgagacgaacaaattgctcaaaacaacataacactaaatgtgacaataatttatttaattcatttcataaactctaaagtgaaatacatagttccaaacaatacaacatattgttcaacaataattcaaatgttatgtgggtttctagagttcatcctagcttgattcttgaatcttgtactttcaacctgcaatatgtattaaaataatgtcaacaaaaacatgttggcgagtatacaagttttcatacatagtatatacatgtttaaaatgttTACTCAATTCCAAATGTGAAATACCATACCATATTGACAATAtatatatactcgaaacgatgttactctatgtgcccaaaccaaagtttaacgcaattaaagtgtacccaaacgagtttgagtaggttgacatagtttaacctaacaatacctgctcgtagaacaggaggggcgtttctcaacctatagcgctaccattgttaggggaggcttgtacgaagttaatgaacacatagtcattaggtgtttacagtagcataacatgtctaacatgaataGAGTGTGTCACATAGAATATGGaatgagtgtgcataaaatgtttaatgtgttgtgatgtttgatatgtaatacatattgcacccaaaagtgtaaaacgaaaatgggtcatgtatactcacattgatagcgttgcgatttcttgtaataacgcacgagtaaagattggAGAAATCCATGAGATCGAACGAGAGCGATTATCCTATGTCACAATCAAATTGATATTTACACATTAAATATTATGAATTAGCAACTGCTTTATGCAATTCCTAATTGTACATGGTGCTTTAATGGTTTTTTTGGCTCACAATGTTGGTATTTTATGCTTCACAATTTGTACCTTTAATACCACCTTAAAAACTATGGGTTTGTTGATTGACACGTACTTACCTACTTTTGTTTTTGCTGGACACGTTGATT
Above is a window of Helianthus annuus cultivar XRQ/B chromosome 14, HanXRQr2.0-SUNRISE, whole genome shotgun sequence DNA encoding:
- the LOC110903690 gene encoding developmentally-regulated G-protein 3, producing MATVMQKIKDIEDEMAKTQKNKATAHHLGLLKAKLAKLRRELLTPTSKGGGGAGEGFDVTKSGDARVGLVGFPSVGKSTLLNKLTGTFSEVASYEFTTLTCIPGVITYRGAKIQLLDLPGIIEGAKDGKGRGRQVISTARTCNCILIVLDAIKPITHKRLIEKELEGFGIRLNKEPPNLTFRKKEKGGINFTSTVANTHLDLETVKAICSEYKIHNADVTLRFDATADDLIDVIEGSRIYTPCIYVVNKIDQITLEELEILDKLPHYCPVSAHLEWNLDGLLEMIWEYLNLTRIYTKPKGMNPDYEDPVILSSKKKTVEDFCFRIHKDMLKQFKYALVWGSSAKHKPQRVGKEHELEDEDVVQIIKKV